The Candidatus Neomarinimicrobiota bacterium genome segment CCAGTAAGATCGAACAGGACGCGCTTTCCATGGCCCTTGCCAAACTTACGGATGAGGACCCCACCTTCGTAATCGAAACGAACCAGGAAACGGGTCAGACGGTCATGTCAGGAATGGGTGAACTCCATCTTGAGATACTCGTCGACCGTCTCAAAAGAGAATTCAAGGTGAACGCCAGTATTGGGAGACCTCAGGTTGCCTACAAAGAGACCATCACGCGGGAGGCCGAAGCGGAGGGGAAGTTTATTCGTCAATCTGGCGGTCGGGGACAATACGGGCATGTAAAACTACGGGTATTACCGAACGAGCCTGGGATGGGATACCATTTTGAGAGTAAAATCGTGGGAGGGGTCATTCCCAAGGAGTACATCCCGGCTGTCAATGCGGGCGTCCAGGAGAGCCTGAAAAACGGTGTGTTGGCGGGATATCCCATTGAGGACATTCGCGTGGAGTTGATTGACGGGTCGTTTCACGCGGTGGATTCATCGGAGATATCGTTCAAGATTTCGGGGTCGATGGCGATTCAGGAAGCCTGCATCAGAGCGAAGCCGGTATTGCTGGAGCCCATGATGAAAGTGGATGTGGTTCTGCCTGAACAGTATCTTGGAGATGTACTGTCTGATCTCACGTCCAGGAGAGGTGAAATCAGGGGGACGGATCACAAAAAGGATGCGGTGGTTGTCCACGCCGTTTCTCCACTCGGTGACATGTTTGGTTACGCCACGGCCCTCCGTTCCATTACCCAGGGCCGTGCTGTCTTCTCAATGGAGTTTGAGCAGTACGCAAAGGTTTCCCCTTCGATCAAGGATAAGATTATTGAAAGAGTCCGGGGCAACGGTTCCGCCGGGACCAAGTTTAGAGGAGGGCGTCATGGCAAAGGAGAAGTTTAAGCGAACGAAGCCGCACGTGAATGTAGGGACGATCGGTCATGTGGATCACGGGAAGACGATGTTGACGGCAGCGATGACGTTAGTTTTGAGCAAGC includes the following:
- a CDS encoding GTP-binding protein, producing the protein MAKEKFKRTKPHVNVGTIGHVDHGKTMLTAAMTLVLSK